The following proteins come from a genomic window of Corallococcus sp. NCRR:
- a CDS encoding choice-of-anchor D domain-containing protein, whose amino-acid sequence MVMGWRGRFVLLASLVAGTMACHEEDQTRGVQATAVLDVDALDFGEVPVGEWREKEVRIRNVGYVPFSALEALGLGNNPSYQVELTDGGGRVPPGESHVVKVRFHPLAEGPVEETLRVTTDANVGALQQLPVQGLGTPTRIGVNPPVLDYETLEVDSDRTLEVTVTNPVDLPLTLKVAGENADPFTADTITVPPNSTQVVKTQYLPRALGQMGARLEVVSCETCTPSVVDLKGNSVASAFVFDPAPVPFDEIPVHERTESFTRARNITWRPVTISALATSDRAFSPLSKPEGSTVQPGEVVEMRMEFAARFSGPNVGNLTVAYASDKARESRVMLDARGGRPTLAVAPVALDFGELPVGGKVEQVIRITNAGSNGPLTFTGVRADGDAVQFDVATPTRGTQNYPWKGGTWPALEANGLQIQPGDDALELKVYFEPRNEGTFTATLYVQSNDLFTPERAITLTGRARTSGPCVYELLPQPSLEFANVVPGRGAVLGFYFRNPGRAECAIKNVHLSNDGGGVFSMPGGPITGGVVLYDTAFSSMIAFRAPTTGGEFNGELMLTVNNPAHPTVTLPIHAVSNPSCLVATPSFVDFGPIRYDCPAKPRKTFLSNRCSEPLTVGDAIIGNGTSKQFSLRTPVTAPITLQPGEGFEMEVDYARNVLGQHYSPLYFKMDTEANRFLVPLLAETNHEGIQVDRFTQGTDSQLDVLFVVSNTTTMEPYQQRLRNAIPGWLTRAKELNVDVRVGVTSTGLVQRQGLCGGGANGGEAGRLFPVDGSRARVVSGNSANAAATIQSNIEVGLCHNLVQGLETMRQGLSAPLSEQADDVRTPQPNDGNLGFTRAAARMAVVVLADEDDHSGFEPDSYIQFLQTLKGTGMSQRSNLHALIPNGACSTASNSADRFASVAKGTGGSVGSICEGDYRGFLDPIIQQAGEPQADFHLTATPDGTAEMSVRVNGRTLGADQWTYDAGRNAVIFAAGSVPTPGQAVEIRYRSVCAATP is encoded by the coding sequence ATGGTGATGGGGTGGAGGGGTCGGTTCGTCCTGCTGGCGTCATTGGTGGCGGGGACGATGGCGTGTCACGAGGAGGACCAGACGCGCGGGGTGCAGGCCACGGCGGTGCTGGACGTGGACGCGCTCGACTTCGGCGAGGTGCCGGTGGGCGAGTGGCGTGAGAAGGAGGTGCGCATCCGCAACGTCGGCTACGTGCCCTTCTCCGCGCTGGAGGCGTTGGGGCTGGGCAACAACCCGTCCTACCAGGTGGAGTTGACGGACGGCGGCGGCCGCGTGCCGCCAGGCGAGTCGCACGTCGTCAAGGTGCGCTTCCACCCGCTGGCCGAAGGGCCGGTGGAGGAGACGCTGCGCGTGACGACGGACGCCAACGTGGGCGCCCTGCAGCAGTTGCCCGTGCAGGGCCTGGGCACGCCCACGCGCATCGGCGTCAACCCGCCGGTGCTGGACTACGAGACGCTGGAGGTGGACAGCGACCGCACGCTGGAGGTCACCGTCACCAACCCGGTGGACCTGCCGCTGACGCTGAAGGTCGCGGGTGAGAACGCGGATCCGTTCACCGCGGACACCATCACCGTGCCGCCCAACAGCACGCAGGTGGTGAAGACCCAGTACCTGCCCCGCGCGCTGGGGCAGATGGGCGCGCGGCTGGAGGTCGTCTCCTGCGAGACGTGCACTCCGTCCGTGGTGGACCTGAAGGGCAACTCCGTGGCGAGCGCCTTCGTGTTCGACCCGGCGCCCGTGCCCTTCGACGAGATTCCGGTGCACGAGCGCACCGAGTCCTTCACCCGCGCGCGCAACATCACCTGGCGCCCGGTGACCATCTCCGCGCTGGCGACGAGCGACCGGGCCTTCTCTCCGCTGTCCAAGCCGGAGGGCAGCACGGTGCAGCCGGGCGAGGTGGTGGAGATGCGCATGGAGTTCGCCGCGCGCTTCTCCGGCCCCAACGTGGGCAACCTCACCGTGGCGTACGCGTCCGACAAGGCGCGTGAGTCGCGCGTGATGCTGGACGCGCGCGGTGGCCGGCCCACGCTGGCCGTGGCCCCGGTGGCGCTGGACTTCGGCGAGCTGCCGGTGGGCGGCAAGGTGGAGCAGGTCATCCGCATCACCAACGCGGGCAGCAACGGCCCCCTCACCTTCACCGGCGTGCGCGCGGACGGCGACGCGGTGCAGTTCGACGTGGCCACGCCCACCCGCGGCACGCAGAACTACCCCTGGAAGGGCGGCACCTGGCCCGCGCTGGAGGCCAACGGCCTCCAGATTCAACCGGGCGACGACGCGCTGGAGCTGAAGGTCTACTTCGAGCCCCGGAACGAGGGCACCTTCACCGCCACGCTCTACGTGCAGTCCAACGACCTGTTCACGCCCGAGCGCGCCATCACCCTGACGGGCCGCGCCCGCACGTCCGGTCCCTGCGTGTACGAGCTCTTGCCGCAGCCGTCGCTGGAGTTCGCCAACGTGGTGCCGGGCCGCGGCGCGGTGCTGGGCTTCTACTTCCGCAACCCGGGCCGGGCCGAGTGCGCCATCAAGAACGTGCACCTGTCCAATGACGGCGGCGGCGTCTTCAGCATGCCGGGCGGCCCCATCACGGGCGGCGTGGTGCTCTACGACACGGCCTTCAGCTCCATGATTGCCTTCCGCGCGCCCACCACGGGCGGCGAGTTCAACGGCGAGCTGATGCTCACCGTCAACAACCCGGCCCACCCCACGGTGACGCTGCCCATCCACGCGGTGTCCAACCCGTCGTGCCTGGTGGCCACGCCGTCCTTCGTGGACTTCGGGCCCATCCGCTACGACTGCCCGGCCAAGCCGCGCAAGACGTTCCTGTCCAACCGCTGCAGCGAGCCGCTCACCGTGGGGGACGCCATCATCGGCAACGGCACGTCCAAGCAGTTCTCCCTGCGCACGCCGGTGACGGCGCCCATCACGCTCCAGCCCGGCGAGGGCTTCGAGATGGAGGTGGACTACGCCCGCAACGTGCTGGGCCAGCACTACAGCCCGCTGTACTTCAAGATGGACACGGAGGCGAACCGCTTCCTCGTCCCGCTGCTGGCGGAGACCAACCACGAGGGCATCCAGGTGGACCGCTTCACGCAGGGCACCGACAGCCAGCTGGACGTGCTCTTCGTGGTCTCCAACACCACCACCATGGAGCCCTACCAGCAGCGCCTGCGCAACGCGATTCCCGGGTGGCTCACCCGCGCGAAGGAGCTGAACGTGGACGTGCGCGTGGGCGTCACCAGCACGGGCCTGGTGCAGCGCCAGGGGCTGTGCGGCGGCGGCGCCAACGGCGGTGAGGCCGGCCGGCTCTTCCCGGTGGACGGCAGCCGCGCCCGCGTGGTGTCCGGCAACAGCGCCAACGCGGCGGCCACCATCCAGTCCAACATCGAGGTGGGCCTGTGCCACAACCTGGTGCAGGGCCTGGAGACGATGCGCCAGGGCCTGTCCGCCCCGCTGTCCGAGCAGGCCGACGACGTCCGCACCCCGCAGCCCAACGACGGCAACCTGGGCTTCACCCGCGCCGCGGCCCGCATGGCGGTGGTGGTGCTGGCGGACGAGGACGACCACTCCGGCTTCGAGCCCGACAGCTACATCCAGTTCCTCCAGACGCTGAAGGGCACGGGCATGTCCCAGCGCAGCAACCTGCACGCCCTCATCCCCAACGGCGCCTGCTCCACCGCGAGCAACAGCGCGGACCGCTTCGCCTCCGTCGCGAAGGGCACGGGCGGCTCCGTGGGCTCCATCTGCGAGGGGGACTACCGAGGGTTCCTGGACCCCATCATCCAGCAGGCCGGTGAGCCGCAGGCGGACTTCCACCTCACCGCGACGCCGGACGGCACCGCGGAGATGAGCGTGCGCGTGAACGGCCGCACCCTGGGTGCGGACCAGTGGACCTACGACGCGGGCCGCAACGCGGTCATCTTCGCGGCGGGCTCCGTGCCCACCCCGGGACAGGCCGTGGAGATCCGCTACCGCAGCGTCTGCGCCGCCACGCCGTAG